TGGGTGGTGGTGGGTTTTGCCTTCTACCTGGTGTTCCTTGACCGCGGGCCGGTCAACTACCTCCTGACGTCGCTGTTCGGCCCCGGAGCCGCGGTGGACTGGTTCCGGTACCCAACGCTGGCCATCGCCACCATCGTGGCCGCGGACATCTGGCAGTGGACACCGTTCATGTTCCTGATCCTTTACTCCGGGCTGTCGGCGCTCCCGAAGGAGCCGACTGAAGCCGCCATGACCCTGGGCGCCAGCCAGTGGCAGATCTTCCGCTACATCACGCTGCCCATGCTGAGGCCCGTCATCGTGGTCGCGGTCGTCCTCCGTGTTCTCGAAGCGCTGAAGATTTTCGATCTCGTCTACATCATGACCGGTGGCGGGCCCGGCACCTCCACCGAGTCGCTGTCGCTGTACATTTACCGGGTCGGGTTCGTCTACGGCCAGCTCTCGTATGCCGCGGCCATGGCGGTGGTGATCCTCGTCGGCATCGCACTGGTGACACGTCTTGCGGTGCGGTCGCTCGAGCTTCGCCTCCAGGGGATGTGAGGGGCAGGGCGGTTCAC
This Bacillota bacterium DNA region includes the following protein-coding sequences:
- a CDS encoding sugar ABC transporter permease, whose translation is MRWSQALGRFFNGEKVFQLTLVAPLQLLMWVLLIVPTVIVVYLSVVGWQPILGVDWWQAPFVGLENYLRVLSDARFWEAVGRTLLMVVFAVAAEFALGLGLALLFRAEFVGKRLATSVLLYPMMLPWVVVGFAFYLVFLDRGPVNYLLTSLFGPGAAVDWFRYPTLAIATIVAADIWQWTPFMFLILYSGLSALPKEPTEAAMTLGASQWQIFRYITLPMLRPVIVVAVVLRVLEALKIFDLVYIMTGGGPGTSTESLSLYIYRVGFVYGQLSYAAAMAVVILVGIALVTRLAVRSLELRLQGM